ttcatcttgatcttttgttagcagttttatgagttcatcagtttttcattagagttctgaaaatgcttatttattcagttcagcagtacagtcagttaccagaaacctgtacttgtcagagtcttttccatgaatttcttgaagatgaaactcttttataggaacatatttgcaaaatcatcagagtacacccagaactgtctgtaaatgacaaaagacttaaaaatgaccatggttaaagatttgatgaaagttcataataatgcagttgacaagaaaattagttatttctgagatatacattttaaagtaataactaggattattacttataacattataccagaacatataagatttttagacgtttcctgtaatgtctgaaacatttatattaacatatttccatacatatttccatacaaatacaaatataagatttttagaaatttcatgtaatgtctgaaacatttatattaacatatttccatacatatttccatacaaatacaaatataagatttttagaaatttcatgtaatgtctgaaacatttatattaacatatttccatacatatttccatacaaatacaaatataagatttttagaaatttcatgtaatgtctgaaacatttatattaacatatttccatacatatttccatacaaatacaagatttttagaaatttcatgtaatgtctgaaacatttatattaacatatttccatacaaataacccaatgaaagtttagtattagttgttttgtttgtttttttatactgcaggttcttattaggcatcagttttatacacatcagtgtatacatgtcaatcccaatcgcccaattcagcacatcaccatccccacctcatcgcagttttccccccttggtgtccatatgtccattctctacatctgtgtctcaacttctgccctgcaaactggctcatctgtaccatttttctacgttccacatacatgcattaacatacgatatttgtttttctctttctgacttacttcactctgtatgacagtctctagatccatccacttctcaacaaatgactcaatttcgttcctttttatggctgaataatattccatcgtatatatgtaccacatcttctttatccattcgtctgttgatgggcatttaggttgcttccatgacctggctattgtaaatagtgctgcaatgaacattcgggtgcacgtgtctttttgaattacggttttctctgggtatatgcccagtagtgggattgctgggtcatatggtaattctatttttagttttttaaggaacctccatattgttctccatagtggctgtatcaatttacattcccaccaacagtgcaagagggttcccttttctccacaccctctccagcatttgttgtttgtagattttctgatgatgcccattctaacaggagtgaggtgatacctcattgtagttttgatttgcatttctcagcacTAAGCTTTTTAATACCTACTGAAAGTGCTGCCACCGAAATGAAGCTAcctaacacttttttttcctaagtctTAGTTGTTGTAGCTTCTTTAATTCTAAAGATCAAACCAAGTTTTCTGGGTAAAATGGAGGGACACAGTTATGCCGAAATCCCACTTCTGTGGATAAATTTTCCCCATCTGTTACAGAACAGTGACTCTGGAATATATTTTCTAGAAGCTAAAGAGAATTAACTTTTAAGTttgagttattttaaagtcttgaGCTGTAATTCTTCATTAGTGACTAATATCACATATTACATTTGCTGATATAGTAAAATGTATTAGAGCTACAAGTTCAGGGAATAGCTTTCTCCTAAGGACAAAAAAGATAAGAGCTTTAACAGTAAGCAGCCAGATTTTGCCAGTGTGTATCACCAGAGAACATCCAGTGGTCTAGCCTTGAGAATTTTTAGAATGAGCGTGAGTAGCAGATGGAGTTTCCAAGCTGGCTTTGTTCAGAATCTGCTCCACCACCACCTTTTGGCTCAGTTTTACATATCAAGTACAGTTTGGGTTGGGATTTAAGTATTTGGTAGGAAGGGGAGAATTTTGAacaaccagacagagaaagactaataaATTAATAGTTTTAACCTTACCCGCAAGGCAAGCTTGAATGAGTTTGACATATCTACTTAGAaggttttactttttgttttgtttagtaacTTGTCAGCTTAGTCATAATActatacattaataaaatgaggATATGTTATCATTTTGTGAAACCTCTATTGTTCCCACCACAGTTCTGGTGCTTTTACTGGAGAAACACTAGCTGACGGTAGCAGTGCTTTATAACCTACTAACAGTTACCCTCTTTGAGTAAttactttcttttaataaaaagttgAAGAGATTAAAATAGAAACCACAGATGTTTTCAGCCATAGTGAAGGGGGTGTACCAGTTTTAAAGGATTAAAAGGAAGTGGCTCTTTACCCATGTGACCTTTTGTTACTGACAATATATGGCTTGCGCTAATTTTTGTAATGTTTAAATAGATAATTCTTCAACATCAGATTCTATTCGTTTGGAACATCAGCTTCCCGCTATTATCAAAATCACCTACCTCTAGACATAGTAGGTGAACGTATTTTTGCTAAAAACTGTCTCTCTGGTGGATACTCTATAGCAGAATATCtttatcttttctattgattgaaaaataattcaaaaaagtaataattcagagtattttaaaaaataaagaaggtaagCCAGGATAAGTAATcaggtttggtttgtttttcttctaaaaataaatctcaactgaaaaagaaaatttgaaagtttCTATAATATGTGTTCGCTCACCTTTACTCCATAGGATTTCCATATCATGTAATTCCGTCTATGGATCTACTTTTTTTCACCTATTTCACATGTTTGCCCATGAATTCTCTGTGTAGGTgtgtaaaattaatttctttccaAGTTCTGTTGAAAATCTGTTGAAGTTGACACATTGCTTTATGTATTGTGAGAGAATTAAAGCAACCAGCAAATCTTTTTGATGTCCAAACTACAGGAACATTCTCCCACTTTGACTCTGCCAGTTCCTGATCTTAAAGATGGCAAAGGAATGGAGACTATAACCCTGCATGCTGTGTGGTTTGCATTGTTAACCCGAGTTTGCTTGTCTGTTTCCTAATTCAAACAGAGCGTCAGAAGCCATGATGCATGTAGTGTGTGTGTACTGCAGCTGGAGTGGGCCCCAGACCAGGTATTTATAGACACCACGTTAAGCCTTCCACCCAGTCATCGTCTGTGGTCTGAAAGACTTCGTATCCGCAGCAGTTCTAGAATTTAGCTTCTGTCATTCACCATTTCACCTTGTTTAATCTGGTTACAACTAGcctgtatgtgtatttgtatgttggcatacatacatatctaagcatgttttcctatttaaaattttatcagtcaTTAGAACAGTTCGAGGGGGAAAAAATCCCAGCGATAACCAATGACCATTGTGAATATCACATCAAGAATATTAGCGTCACAGCACTTTGTTGTTGGAGATGACTGTGTTATTAGGGATTTTATAAGTCCCTTTcttctgaaaaactgaaagtgtATTTTTCACATTACTGCACACAACTACCAGCATTATAGAGGGGCTGAAATTTTCATTCTGttgaagaagaaatggaaacaggCCAGGTGACTTGGCCAGGGTCACAGAGTCAATAACATAGGCAGGACTGAAGTTTAACCTTCCAACAAGAGCTGAAactttgcttttccctttctctctagcCTGACAGTTTTCCACAGGAGGCTCTCTGCTTCCATATCCCTGTAGTGCAGATATGATAAGCGTCAGCCTGAGTGTACTGACTGATctattaaaagaaggaaaagtggTATTTTTAGACGATCAACCTAGGACTTTATAGGGGTTTGCAGGCTGGTTGTAATTAGATATATAGCATTTAattgcttctttctttcattttccttgtaAGGATGGGTTAAAAGCAGCCATCTTTAATTATTAATGTCCGTTGTCCTCATCCTCTTCTCCTGTCCTATAGTACTGACCCAGTCCTCCCCTACACTTAGGACTTAGGCCAGTGAAACTGAGCATCTCAGCTACAGGAGGACTATATGCTGCTTTCATAGTGAGTACGGAGTACATTGAGGTCATGTTCACCTTCACCTCCCCCAGCTGTTATAACTGACGTACCGTTGCCAGAAGGCCATTACCTTTGCCCACCTCTGTGCTGCTAATAACATGGATATTTCACTACAGTGCATCTTTGTGTTCCCATTAACTCAAAATTGAACCTCTTTCAGAGTCAGCCTTAGAGATTGATAAATAAGACTAATAACTGTGTTTCTAGACTCTAATGAATATAGTTTGCACTGAGATACATGCTGTTTTCCTGTTTATCCCTAAACTATAAGATTATTTCACAAGAAGTCAGTAACTTCCTGACATAGTGCTTTATCTTTTCAAGCTGTTAACCTATGTTGGATTAGAATGATTTAGAGCCTTTTGAATCATAACTGCATTGCTTCATGACTTCTTAAGGTACAGTCAACATGAAGCATTTGAGTTGCATCTGTCCTAATAGTTTGTATTGTGATGTCATTTTTGTTACCAGCCTTTGACTTTTAATTAAAGATCTTGTAATAATTGCATAGAGgtcaatttttaattggattagtGGCAAAAGGAGAGTTGGAACTGATGTTTAAAGACATCATGATGTTTACATTGAGGTGTGGTATTTAATCCTTCCATTTTTTATGAGTGGTCAGTAAGTTGCAGTGGATCTAAATTGTTATTGCTTATTGGAAAATTTATGAACTATATATATCCCTCCactgccctcccctgcccacaTTTCCCTGCCCTTAAAGTACTTAAATATTCTTACTTAGTTGTTAATGTGATAAAGTAACTgataatcctttttaaaatagcattatttGGTAAGATAATAACTGGGATTTAATCTGTTTGATCTTTAGCGCTTTTTTTTTGTTCTGAGTCAAGCTCACATAGTTTTTGGAATGTTTGGATAGAAATAAATAGAATGTTTGCTCTTCTGTCTTCTGAAGGTCCCTGAGTAGTATCACgttcttatttctctttataattCCTGCTCTGTCCCAGGTATACCTGGTTTAGAGTTCGCAGTGTTCACATTTGACACTCTGAAAGTGAGTTGGCACGAGAATCATTCTAGTACTGAAATCCTCAAGATTGTATTGTGCTTTTAAGAATCACCTGAGGAACTTACTGAAAATACAAATTCCTGGGTTTATCCCAAGGATGGTATCCAGAATCTGCATGCTTAGGAAACATCCCAGGTGACTTTAGGGCAAGTGATAGAGAGAACACATTTGGAGAAACTATTCTAGAGTTCTGAACCCACTGAGAATAAAGATACATAAATGTCCTTCAGTCTTGAGCACTAACTCAGCCCTTATGTGgtacttaaataaaaatactgaattacagtacacatattttgttaagaaCATGCCTACCTCTTTTCCTGATGCTATGATGTTAAATTGTCCACCATGATGAGAATGGTTCTTGTATAAAGTCTATAAATATAAGACAAACCCAAGTTTAGGGACCTGATTTTGTTGTGTCCTGTTTAGATTTGTGTTCTCTGATAATTTAGTGGCCTTTGTAACCTGCTAattaatcttttttcctttcactgtTGTTCTATATAGAGAAAAGCGGTAAAGAAACTACCTCACTGGGAATGTCATCATTACCAACTTCAGATGGATTTAACCATCAAGCCCATCCTTCAGGACAGAGTCCTGAGATCGGTAATCCTTCACGTCTTGCTCACTCTGTCTCTGCTTCCGTCTGCCCTATTGAGCCCAGCGACCCAGACAGCACTGAACCTAAAGCTCTGAAGGCTTTGAAGGCTTCAGCCGAATTCCAGGTAACCCCTGAAAAGAAAGAACATCTTCCTCTGCAGGATCTTTCTGATTGTGCTTCTTCAGCAGACAGTGCTCCAGCAGACCAGAGTCCAGCTATGCCTCTGCAGAATTCACTCGAAGAAGCCATTGTTGCAGGTAATCTAGAGAAATCTGCTGAAAGAAGCACCCAGGGCCTCACATCTCATCTCCACACAAGACAGGAAGTTAGTTTATCTGTCACTAGGATGCAAGAACCACAGAGGCTAAAAGATGAAAAGGGTTGGCATCCAGAATATCAGGACCTGAGTCAAGCGAGTGGCCTTCAGCAGCATGAAGAACCAAGGAATGAACAGCATGAGGTTATACAACAGAATGCTCTACATGACCGAGAACATCTTTGTAACACAGGGGACCTTGAACTTCTTGGAGAAAGGCAACAGGATCAACAAAGAAGTATTGGTTCGGAAGCTACAATGAAAGGAGACAGGCTACAGCAGACTGTGGACCTTTCGGgtacagagaaaaatattctaCCTTCAGGATGCTTTGGCTGCTCAAGTTCAGAAACACTTATGGAAGTAGATATAGTTGAAGAGTCCCTAGCTGCTGTGCTTAATTCAGCAGGTGGTCAGAATACCAGTGTCAGGAACACCGGTGCATCTGATCTCACCTTAGATAATCCCTTGATGGAAGTAGAAACATCAAAATGTAacccttcctctgaaattttgaGTAATTCCATTTCCACTCAGGATTTACAGCTTCCAGAAAGTAATGTTGAAATGTCTGGAACAAGTAAAGAATACGGGAATTGCCCCTCCTCTTTAATAAGTCTCTGTGGCAGTTGTCAGCCATCTGTAGAGTCCACAGAGGAATCTTGCTCATCTGTAACGGCAGCCTTGAAGGAACTTCATGAACTTTTGGTCATTAGTAGTAAACCAGCTTCAGAAAACACATCGGAAGAAGTTATCTGTCAATCAGAGACAGCAACTGAGGGCCAAACAGGTATTAAGGACCTTTCTGAGAGATGGACCCAAAATGAGCATCTTACAGCTACCCAGAGTGAACACTGTTCACAGGTCTCCTTTCATCAGGCCGTATCTGTAACAGTGAAGACAGAAGAATTAACATACACTTCAACTGACGCTGGAGTAGAAGATGTAGAAAATATTAACTTCAGGGGTCCAGGTGATGGCGTATTAACTGATAAGGAAGGTGTCCCCAAGCCTAAGGAGTCAATAAATGAGAGCAGTTCTGTCACTTTAGCCTCAGCTGAAACATCCAACCAACTACATTGCACCTTTGGTGTAGAAATTTCACCCAGACTTTTAGCAGGTGAGGAGGATGCACTCAGTCAGACTTCTGAGCAAACTGAGTCCTTGTCATCCAGTTTCATATTGGTTAAAGATTTGGGTCAGGGCACACAGAATCCAGTGACAGACAGGCCTGAGACTAGAGAAAATGTCTGTTCTGAAGCTGCAGGGCCACTTCTAGAATTTGTACCACCTACCAGCCATCCATCATCAAGTCCCTCCTTTCTTGCACCATTAATTTTTCCTGCTGCGGACATTAACCGGATTCTCCGTGCCGGCTTTACTTTGCAGGAAGCTCTTGGGGCTTTGCATCGAGTTGGTGGAAATGTAGACCTTGCACTTCTTGTTTTGCTAGCAAAGAACATTGTAGTTCCTACATAACCATGGAAAAGTGGGCTAGACCATACTCCATTCCCttaaaaaaaagctatatatctacacatacacactcaccacATACACGTATATGTAGAAACCTGCAAGCAGAATGTTgagccagattttttttaaagatttttttcggCCAAAGTAATTTATGATCTCTTGTCTgatgaatttgtctattctatttgTTAAAATTTGGGCCTTTTTAAATGTATTGGCAGTATGTGCATACAGAAGCTTTTTATTAACATTAAGATGATGTATTCTGGAATAAAATTGGTGGTTTTGTGTATAGCATACCATTTTAGAATGAGAGTGAATGCTTTAAAAAGCAGAAGCCGTGAGAAATCCCACCACCCATGCAGCTAAAAACAGATCAACTTCATAATTTGGCTGTGTCTGTGCTGTAGGCAAGGTATGGCTTGTTGACTCAATTTTTGGTTTACAAACTTGATTACATGGTTTGGTGTTTGGAATCATACTTAGTGCTTTATGTATTAcgattcatcagttgtaacaggAAATTGAAGAATATCTCCTAGAGTGGTATGTTTTTATTCGTGTGGTTAGGATTTGACATTTTAATGGGATGAGTTGGGAGGGTTTAAAACTTGGGCTGCTTTGTACATCACAGGCTGCTGCATGGATTGCCAGGTATCTTGGGTGGGATACTGTGAGGGAATTAACATTAGAGCGAACCATGGTgctacccagatttaaaaaaagagagaaaaaactaaTTCCATTTGCAAATGTCATGGTGATGTTTCAAGAACTGTGAGTGAAAAATAATGGCCTAAACACTGGAATTAACTAGTGACTGGGTTTGGTAGCGTCTCACTGATCACAACTCAacccttaatgactaatgatgaacTTATGTTCGGCTAGTGGGTTGATTGCCAGCAGTTTATTTCCTTTCCAAACTCATCTTCTTCTAGGAAGTTCTTCTAAAGCTCAGTTTGAGCTGTGATCTGAGTGAAATATTCAAGTGTGATAAATAACCTTGTCACTGGTTTATCTTGGTGCTTGGAATGGTCAGTGTATTTGGTGAGTGTCTTTCATGGCAGTGGAAATAGTAATTGGAGTTTCTGACTCAAGTGGCCTTGGTAGAGTTTTCCATCCCTTTCTTTCCTcaggagtttctttttttaagcaagGTTCGTCATATTTGTGTTTACACATGTCAAGTTAGAGTGGGGCATAGTATATAGATGTATTTATTGTGGCCTTTTTTTATATGAGGACTAGCCCTTGGAAATCATTGTCCTGTGGGCCCCACTGTGCAATAATTCTACTGGGTAGATTTTAGATACTTTTTTTCGTGGAAAATAAACCCTGTTATGTACCTAGCAGGAATCTGAAATCTTGGTTTTATTGAAGAGAATTTTGAGAATGATAATTCCCTATTCCAGGTTATAATTTGCAATGTGTTTGAAACAGAAGCTTCAAAAGGGTGATTTGTGAACTTTTAACTTTAAGTGATTTTTGTCTAAAGTCTTACTCTCTTTAAAAGCTTATTCTTTCTGTCAAAATTCACGTCATTGAGCACAATCAAAATGGAGGCTCATATCTCAGGAGTTCTAAAATTTTTGATTTGGGGGCACTTAGACATTTCTTTTACCCTATTCCATGTTCTTTCTTTTAGCTGTGAGGTTTGTATGTGTGTTAGGAGCCTGAGTGATATGATGGAAAGTTGCATAGATTCCTCATGACCCTCTGAAGTTAGGGAATGGTTGACAGAAAGAGTTGTCGTTTACTGTGTTCAGAAGGGCGCTCAGAACAAGTTAGCCAGATTGTCTTTAAAGTGTTCTTTTAGACAATCATGTGCTGTAGATCCTTTTGCCTGCCCTACACCAAAGATGTAAGATGCACTAGGAACCTGCTGATAGGATTTCTGTCAACTGACTCTTAGAGCTGTGACTGTAATTAAGTAGTGGTGCTATGATTGAAGCAAAATTTAGTAGCAATGCAATGGGCCCCTGATTTGCGTTATGGGTATGCTTGGGAATTTATTCTAAGCTTATAAATCTTTAGGGTCACAAAGTGGGATGAGTGTAGGGTTACAAAGTGGGGTGAGTCTATGACAGTAGACTCCTCCAAAAAGGCCTTCTGTATGAAGATGGGCCTCAGAGTTTTCTGTACTAGCAGTTCCTCTGACTACTGTTCAGAGGCTTGGCCACTGAATTTTCACAATGTGGAGATTTGGGAGTCAATCCCAGGTGGGATATAGAATATCAATCTGGGAAAGGTTTCATTACGATAGcttttattgtatgtatatgtatatttatttctagGA
Above is a window of Balaenoptera acutorostrata chromosome 1, mBalAcu1.1, whole genome shotgun sequence DNA encoding:
- the DDI2 gene encoding protein DDI1 homolog 2 isoform X4, whose translation is MSSLPTSDGFNHQAHPSGQSPEIGNPSRLAHSVSASVCPIEPSDPDSTEPKALKALKASAEFQVTPEKKEHLPLQDLSDCASSADSAPADQSPAMPLQNSLEEAIVAGNLEKSAERSTQGLTSHLHTRQEVSLSVTRMQEPQRLKDEKGWHPEYQDLSQASGLQQHEEPRNEQHEVIQQNALHDREHLCNTGDLELLGERQQDQQRSIGSEATMKGDRLQQTVDLSGTEKNILPSGCFGCSSSETLMEVDIVEESLAAVLNSAGGQNTSVRNTGASDLTLDNPLMEVETSKCNPSSEILSNSISTQDLQLPESNVEMSGTSKEYGNCPSSLISLCGSCQPSVESTEESCSSVTAALKELHELLVISSKPASENTSEEVICQSETATEGQTGIKDLSERWTQNEHLTATQSEHCSQVSFHQAVSVTVKTEELTYTSTDAGVEDVENINFRGPGDGVLTDKEGVPKPKESINESSSVTLASAETSNQLHCTFGVEISPRLLAGEEDALSQTSEQTESLSSSFILVKDLGQGTQNPVTDRPETRENVCSEAAGPLLEFVPPTSHPSSSPSFLAPLIFPAADINRILRAGFTLQEALGALHRVGGNVDLALLVLLAKNIVVPT
- the DDI2 gene encoding protein DDI1 homolog 2 isoform X3, whose protein sequence is MLLTVYCVRRDLSEVTFSLQVDADFELHNFRALCELESGIPAAESQIVYAERPLTDNHRSLASYGLKDGDVVILRQKENADPRPSVQFPNLPRIDFRSIAVPGTSNTRQRQPAGAQQSHSSPGEVASSPQGLDNPALLRDMLLANPHELSLLKERNPPLADALLSGDLEKFSRVLVEQQQDRARREQERIRLFSADPFDLEAQAKIEEDIRQQNIEENMTIAMEEAPESFGQVVMLYINCKVNGHPVKAFVDSGAQMTIMSQACAERCNIMRLVDRRWAGIAKGVGTQKIIGRVHLAQVQIEGDFLACSFSILEEQPMDMLLGLDMLKRHQCSIDLKKNVLVIGTTGSKTTFLPEGELPECARLAYGAGREEVRPEEIADQELAEALQKSVEDAEKSGKETTSLGMSSLPTSDGFNHQAHPSGQSPEIGNPSRLAHSVSASVCPIEPSDPDSTEPKALKALKASAEFQVTPEKKEHLPLQDLSDCASSADSAPADQSPAMPLQNSLEEAIVAGNLEKSAERSTQGLTSHLHTRQEVSLSVTRMQEPQRLKDEKGWHPEYQDLSQASGLQQHEEPRNEQHEVIQQNALHDREHLCNTGDLELLGERQQDQQRSIGSEATMKGDRLQQTVDLSGTEKNILPSGCFGCSSSETLMEVDIVEESLAAVLNSAGGQNTSVRNTGASDLTLDNPLMEVETSKCNPSSEILSNSISTQDLQLPESNVEMSGTSKEYGNCPSSLISLCGSCQPSVESTEESCSSVTAALKELHELLVISSKPASENTSEEVICQSETATEGQTGIKDLSERWTQNEHLTATQSEHCSQVSFHQAVSVTVKTEELTYTSTDAGVEDVENINFRGPGDGVLTDKEGVPKPKESINESSSVTLASAETSNQLHCTFGVEISPRLLAGPPSTQGRNTECAAASFPLPL
- the DDI2 gene encoding protein DDI1 homolog 2 isoform X1 — encoded protein: MLLTVYCVRRDLSEVTFSLQVDADFELHNFRALCELESGIPAAESQIVYAERPLTDNHRSLASYGLKDGDVVILRQKENADPRPSVQFPNLPRIDFRSIAVPGTSNTRQRQPAGAQQSHSSPGEVASSPQGLDNPALLRDMLLANPHELSLLKERNPPLADALLSGDLEKFSRVLVEQQQDRARREQERIRLFSADPFDLEAQAKIEEDIRQQNIEENMTIAMEEAPESFGQVVMLYINCKVNGHPVKAFVDSGAQMTIMSQACAERCNIMRLVDRRWAGIAKGVGTQKIIGRVHLAQVQIEGDFLACSFSILEEQPMDMLLGLDMLKRHQCSIDLKKNVLVIGTTGSKTTFLPEGELPECARLAYGAGREEVRPEEIADQELAEALQKSVEDAEKSGKETTSLGMSSLPTSDGFNHQAHPSGQSPEIGNPSRLAHSVSASVCPIEPSDPDSTEPKALKALKASAEFQVTPEKKEHLPLQDLSDCASSADSAPADQSPAMPLQNSLEEAIVAGNLEKSAERSTQGLTSHLHTRQEVSLSVTRMQEPQRLKDEKGWHPEYQDLSQASGLQQHEEPRNEQHEVIQQNALHDREHLCNTGDLELLGERQQDQQRSIGSEATMKGDRLQQTVDLSGTEKNILPSGCFGCSSSETLMEVDIVEESLAAVLNSAGGQNTSVRNTGASDLTLDNPLMEVETSKCNPSSEILSNSISTQDLQLPESNVEMSGTSKEYGNCPSSLISLCGSCQPSVESTEESCSSVTAALKELHELLVISSKPASENTSEEVICQSETATEGQTGIKDLSERWTQNEHLTATQSEHCSQVSFHQAVSVTVKTEELTYTSTDAGVEDVENINFRGPGDGVLTDKEGVPKPKESINESSSVTLASAETSNQLHCTFGVEISPRLLAGEEDALSQTSEQTESLSSSFILVKDLGQGTQNPVTDRPETRENVCSEAAGPLLEFVPPTSHPSSSPSFLAPLIFPAADINRILRAGFTLQEALGALHRVGGNVDLALLVLLAKNIVVPT
- the DDI2 gene encoding protein DDI1 homolog 2 isoform X2 → MLLTVYCVRRDLSEVTFSLQVDADFELHNFRALCELESGIPAAESQIVYAERPLTDNHRSLASYGLKDGDVVILRQKENADPRPSVQFPKKFSRVLVEQQQDRARREQERIRLFSADPFDLEAQAKIEEDIRQQNIEENMTIAMEEAPESFGQVVMLYINCKVNGHPVKAFVDSGAQMTIMSQACAERCNIMRLVDRRWAGIAKGVGTQKIIGRVHLAQVQIEGDFLACSFSILEEQPMDMLLGLDMLKRHQCSIDLKKNVLVIGTTGSKTTFLPEGELPECARLAYGAGREEVRPEEIADQELAEALQKSVEDAEKSGKETTSLGMSSLPTSDGFNHQAHPSGQSPEIGNPSRLAHSVSASVCPIEPSDPDSTEPKALKALKASAEFQVTPEKKEHLPLQDLSDCASSADSAPADQSPAMPLQNSLEEAIVAGNLEKSAERSTQGLTSHLHTRQEVSLSVTRMQEPQRLKDEKGWHPEYQDLSQASGLQQHEEPRNEQHEVIQQNALHDREHLCNTGDLELLGERQQDQQRSIGSEATMKGDRLQQTVDLSGTEKNILPSGCFGCSSSETLMEVDIVEESLAAVLNSAGGQNTSVRNTGASDLTLDNPLMEVETSKCNPSSEILSNSISTQDLQLPESNVEMSGTSKEYGNCPSSLISLCGSCQPSVESTEESCSSVTAALKELHELLVISSKPASENTSEEVICQSETATEGQTGIKDLSERWTQNEHLTATQSEHCSQVSFHQAVSVTVKTEELTYTSTDAGVEDVENINFRGPGDGVLTDKEGVPKPKESINESSSVTLASAETSNQLHCTFGVEISPRLLAGEEDALSQTSEQTESLSSSFILVKDLGQGTQNPVTDRPETRENVCSEAAGPLLEFVPPTSHPSSSPSFLAPLIFPAADINRILRAGFTLQEALGALHRVGGNVDLALLVLLAKNIVVPT